A single window of Thermodesulfobacteriota bacterium DNA harbors:
- a CDS encoding NAD(P)-binding protein: protein MAEKVGAVMVVGGGIAGIQASLDLAESGYYVYLVESSPAIGGAMAQLDKTFPTNDCSMCILSPKLVEAGRHLNILPLTYSEVVEVQGEPGCFEVTVRKKPRYVDPSKCTGCGECPSVCPVPLKSQFDEGLIDRKAIYRPYAQAFPNIFTIEKGDRAPCRLACPAGINVQGYVALIGTGKYEEALSLIWENLPLPGVLGRICPHPCEKECNRKDLDEPVSICELKRFVADRVKPSLSSKKEEPKNEKVAIIGSGPAGLTAAAYLALKGYRVTIFEALPVLGGMLRTGIPAYRLPREVLSEEIEAIRSLGVEIRTNAALGSDFTIEDLFGQGYRSVFLGVGAHLDQKMNIPGEDDPAVIPGVVFLRKVNLGEKVEIGRRVAVIGGGNVAVDAARSALRLGAEEVTILYRRSREEMPAYEEDVREAGEEGVRFQFLAAPVEIARREGKAVSLRCVRMELGEPDASGRRRPIPIPGSEFTIEVDTVIPAIGQRPDLSFLKGAELETTPQGTIKVDPITFETSRRGVFAGGDAVSGPSIAIDAVAAGKEAALSIDRFLRGLDLREGRERPHPKKATFEEIYAGQPRAPRVLMATIPLEKRRRTFAEVRKGFTEDEARTEALRCLNCGLCSECLQCVAVCKAGAIQHQMEEEILRFQVGSIILSPGFDEFEADRLIPYGYGRFPNVITSIQFERILSASGPFQGNLLRPSDRKAPKKVAWIQCAGSRDRTGQAGNEYCSSVCCMYAVKEAVIAKEHHPEVEPTLFYMDIRAHGKEFDAYVERAKREYGVRFIRSMVSKISERPKSKNLLLSYVSPEGRLVEEEFDLVVLSVGLTASGGAKELASKLGIDLDAYGFCKTLEFSPLQTSRPGIYVCGAFQGPKDIPETVAQASGAVAAASALLSEVRGSLTRRKDYPEERDVSGEGPRIGVFVCHCGINIGGVVNVPEVKEYAKTLQGVVYVEENLYTCSQDTQEKIKKAIEEHRLNRVVVASCSPRTHEPMFQETIRESGLNKYLFEMTNIRDQCSWVHMHQPKEATEKAKELLRMAVAKSHLLQPLKEPQVEVIKRGLVLGGGLAGMIAGLGLARQGIDCAIIEREAELGGHLRHLYYTLEGNDPQALLRQVVKEVLDHPRIRVFTRSELKRLEGYIGNFKSTIANDGGETEYEHGVVIVAVGGREWRPEEYLYGEDPRVMTQRELEERLALSGEAGNPPRHVAMIQCVGSRIPERPYCSRICCSVAIKNALRIKERYPEAQVTILYRDIRTYGRMERYYNEAREKGVIFLPYDLEAKPELRLSEGNLLLKVRDQILGEEVELRPDLVVLSSALLPYENESLAKMLKVPLTSDGFFLEAHMKLRPVDFATDGIFLAGLAHFPKNISETISQAEAAVARATAALAKGYVSVLPTISTVDQTRCVGCGLCELLCPFNAIRVVETEKGSKAETIAASCKGCGVCSASCPQRAASVYHFSDEQLIAQIEALSHPKREEAA, encoded by the coding sequence GTCCCTATGCCCAGGCATTTCCCAATATCTTTACGATCGAGAAAGGGGATCGGGCTCCTTGCCGCCTCGCCTGCCCGGCAGGCATCAATGTGCAGGGATACGTGGCCCTCATCGGGACAGGAAAGTACGAGGAAGCCCTGTCTCTAATCTGGGAGAACCTCCCTCTTCCGGGGGTCCTCGGGAGGATCTGCCCCCACCCCTGCGAGAAGGAGTGCAACCGGAAGGACCTTGATGAACCGGTGTCCATCTGCGAGCTGAAGCGATTCGTCGCCGACCGGGTGAAACCATCCCTCTCCTCCAAAAAGGAGGAACCTAAAAACGAGAAGGTGGCCATCATCGGCTCGGGCCCTGCGGGCCTGACCGCGGCGGCCTATCTGGCCCTGAAGGGATATCGGGTGACGATCTTCGAGGCCCTCCCGGTCTTAGGGGGGATGCTCCGAACCGGAATCCCTGCCTATCGCCTTCCGAGAGAGGTCCTCTCCGAAGAGATCGAGGCCATCCGATCCCTGGGCGTGGAGATCAGAACGAACGCGGCCCTCGGATCCGATTTCACGATCGAGGACCTTTTTGGGCAGGGATATCGGTCCGTCTTTCTCGGCGTGGGCGCCCATCTGGATCAGAAGATGAACATCCCGGGCGAGGACGACCCCGCCGTCATCCCGGGGGTGGTCTTTCTGAGAAAGGTCAACCTCGGCGAGAAGGTCGAGATCGGAAGAAGGGTGGCGGTGATCGGAGGTGGAAACGTGGCCGTCGATGCGGCCCGCTCGGCCCTCAGGCTGGGTGCGGAGGAGGTCACGATCCTCTATCGCCGATCGCGAGAAGAGATGCCCGCCTACGAAGAGGATGTCCGGGAGGCAGGGGAGGAAGGGGTTCGGTTCCAGTTCCTGGCCGCGCCGGTGGAGATCGCCCGTCGGGAGGGGAAGGCGGTCTCGCTCCGGTGCGTCCGGATGGAGCTTGGAGAACCCGACGCCTCCGGGAGGAGAAGGCCCATTCCGATCCCGGGTTCGGAGTTCACGATCGAGGTCGATACGGTCATCCCGGCCATCGGCCAGAGGCCCGATCTCTCCTTCCTGAAGGGAGCGGAGCTCGAAACGACCCCCCAGGGGACGATCAAGGTCGATCCTATCACCTTCGAGACCTCGCGAAGGGGCGTCTTCGCTGGCGGCGATGCCGTCAGCGGTCCCTCGATCGCGATCGATGCCGTGGCTGCAGGTAAAGAGGCGGCCCTCTCGATCGACCGATTCCTCAGGGGGTTGGACCTCCGGGAGGGCAGGGAGAGACCCCATCCCAAAAAGGCGACCTTTGAAGAGATCTACGCAGGGCAACCCCGGGCTCCGAGGGTCCTTATGGCCACGATCCCCCTCGAAAAGAGGAGGCGGACCTTCGCCGAGGTGAGGAAAGGATTCACCGAAGACGAAGCCAGGACAGAGGCCCTCCGCTGTCTGAACTGCGGACTCTGCTCGGAGTGTCTCCAGTGCGTGGCCGTCTGCAAGGCAGGGGCCATCCAGCATCAGATGGAGGAAGAGATCCTGCGGTTCCAGGTCGGCTCGATCATCCTCAGCCCTGGCTTTGACGAATTCGAGGCGGACCGCCTCATCCCTTATGGGTACGGAAGGTTTCCGAATGTGATCACGAGCATCCAGTTCGAACGGATCCTCAGCGCCTCGGGCCCCTTCCAGGGGAATCTTCTGCGGCCATCGGATCGCAAGGCCCCGAAGAAGGTGGCCTGGATCCAGTGCGCGGGTTCGAGGGATCGGACCGGCCAGGCCGGGAATGAATACTGCAGCTCGGTCTGCTGCATGTACGCCGTGAAGGAGGCGGTGATCGCCAAGGAGCACCATCCTGAGGTGGAACCCACCCTTTTCTATATGGACATCCGGGCCCATGGAAAAGAGTTCGATGCCTATGTCGAGAGGGCCAAACGGGAATACGGAGTCCGGTTCATCCGCTCCATGGTCTCCAAGATCTCGGAAAGACCGAAGTCGAAGAACCTCCTCCTCTCCTATGTCAGTCCAGAGGGAAGGCTCGTCGAGGAAGAGTTCGATCTCGTCGTCCTCTCCGTTGGCCTGACGGCTTCCGGAGGAGCCAAAGAGCTGGCCTCAAAGCTCGGCATCGACCTGGACGCTTACGGGTTCTGCAAGACCCTGGAATTCTCGCCCCTTCAGACCAGCCGGCCAGGGATCTATGTCTGCGGCGCCTTTCAGGGACCGAAGGATATCCCCGAGACCGTTGCCCAGGCCAGTGGCGCGGTGGCTGCGGCCTCGGCCCTCCTCTCCGAGGTCCGGGGTTCCCTGACCCGGAGGAAGGACTATCCCGAGGAACGGGACGTGAGCGGAGAGGGTCCCCGTATCGGCGTCTTCGTCTGCCACTGCGGGATCAACATCGGCGGGGTGGTCAATGTCCCTGAAGTGAAGGAGTATGCAAAGACCCTCCAGGGGGTGGTCTACGTCGAAGAGAATCTCTACACCTGCTCCCAGGACACCCAGGAGAAGATCAAGAAGGCCATCGAGGAGCACCGGCTCAACCGCGTCGTCGTCGCCTCCTGCTCGCCCCGGACCCATGAGCCTATGTTCCAGGAGACGATCCGCGAGAGTGGCCTCAACAAGTACCTCTTCGAGATGACCAACATCCGGGATCAGTGTTCCTGGGTCCACATGCACCAGCCGAAAGAGGCCACGGAGAAGGCGAAGGAACTGCTCCGGATGGCCGTGGCCAAATCTCACCTCCTCCAACCGTTGAAAGAGCCCCAGGTCGAGGTGATCAAGCGAGGTCTGGTCCTTGGAGGAGGCCTTGCCGGCATGATCGCCGGCCTCGGCCTGGCCCGTCAGGGGATCGATTGTGCGATCATCGAGCGAGAGGCCGAGCTCGGAGGCCATCTCCGGCATCTTTACTATACCCTCGAAGGAAACGACCCTCAGGCCCTCCTCCGACAAGTGGTCAAGGAGGTCCTCGACCATCCGCGCATCCGGGTCTTTACTCGATCGGAGTTGAAGCGTCTCGAGGGATATATCGGGAACTTCAAGTCGACCATTGCCAACGACGGAGGCGAGACGGAATACGAACACGGCGTCGTCATCGTCGCGGTGGGAGGAAGGGAATGGAGGCCCGAGGAGTACCTTTACGGCGAGGACCCGAGGGTGATGACCCAGAGGGAGCTGGAAGAGAGGCTCGCCCTATCGGGAGAGGCGGGGAATCCCCCTCGCCATGTCGCCATGATCCAGTGCGTAGGATCGAGAATCCCCGAACGTCCCTACTGCAGCCGGATCTGCTGCTCCGTCGCCATCAAGAATGCCCTGAGGATCAAGGAGAGGTATCCCGAGGCCCAGGTGACCATCCTCTACCGAGATATCCGGACCTACGGCAGGATGGAACGGTACTACAACGAGGCGCGGGAGAAGGGCGTGATCTTCCTCCCTTATGACCTTGAGGCGAAACCGGAGCTTCGCCTTTCGGAAGGAAACCTTCTGCTCAAGGTGAGAGACCAGATCCTCGGAGAGGAGGTTGAGCTTCGGCCTGACCTGGTGGTCCTCTCGAGCGCCCTCCTCCCCTATGAGAACGAATCGCTGGCGAAGATGCTCAAGGTCCCGCTGACCTCGGACGGATTCTTCCTCGAGGCCCACATGAAACTCCGGCCGGTCGATTTCGCCACAGATGGGATCTTCCTCGCCGGGCTGGCCCATTTCCCCAAGAACATCAGCGAAACGATCTCTCAGGCGGAGGCCGCGGTCGCCCGGGCCACGGCCGCCTTGGCCAAAGGCTATGTCAGCGTCCTTCCGACGATCTCCACCGTCGATCAGACCCGTTGCGTGGGATGTGGCCTCTGCGAACTTCTCTGCCCCTTCAATGCCATCCGGGTCGTGGAGACCGAAAAAGGGAGCAAGGCCGAGACGATCGCGGCCTCGTGCAAGGGATGCGGCGTCTGCAGCGCCAGCTGCCCGCAGAGGGCTGCCTCGGTCTACCACTTCTCCGACGAACAGTTGATCGCCCAGATCGAGGCCCTCAGCCACCCGAAAAGGGAGGAGGCGGCCTGA